A genomic segment from Nicotiana tabacum cultivar K326 chromosome 9, ASM71507v2, whole genome shotgun sequence encodes:
- the LOC142164099 gene encoding uncharacterized protein LOC142164099, with protein sequence MVFWEGGGKNGVGILVDKDLHELVVEVRRVNDRLLAIKLVVGGFTLNKISAYAPQGLDREVKRHFWEDFDEMVHGIPHTEKFFIGGNFNGHIRATYEGYVDVHGGFGFGDCNDPTSHFESYGPVLPFIDHSVLYSYYVTCRGS encoded by the coding sequence ATGGTATTCTGGGAGGGTGGGGGCAAGAATGGGGTAGGTATCTTGGTTGATAAGGACCTCCATGAACTAGTGGTGGAGGTTAGGAGGGTGAATGACAGGCTGTTGGCTATTAAGCTAGTTGTTGGAGGTTTTACTTTGAACAAAATTAGTGCGTACGCACCCCAAGGCTTGGATAGGGAAGTCAAAAGACATTTTTGGGAGGATTTCGATGAGATGGTGCATGGTATCCCACATACCGAGAAGTTTTTCATAGGAGGAAATTTCAACGGCCACATTAGAGCGACGTATGAGGGGTATGTTGATGTGCATGGTGGTTTTGGTTttggagattgtaacgacccaaccagtcattttgagagttatggCCCCGTTCTCCCATTTATTGATCATTCTGTGCTTTATAGCtactatgtgacttgccggggtagttag